The following proteins come from a genomic window of Streptococcus oralis:
- the ald gene encoding alanine dehydrogenase — translation MLIGIPKEIKNNENRVALTPAGVYSLVSRGHHVLIETNAGLGSGFTDADYQKQGAEIVATAAEAWAAELVVKVKEPLASEYAYLRDDLLLFTYLHMAAAPELAEAMLAAKTTGIAYETVRDNQGQLPLLVPMSEVAGRMAVQIGAHFLTKQAGGSGVLLGGVPGVPKGKVTIIGGGVVGTHAARIALGLGAQVTILDISAKRLSVLEEVFGNQIQTLMSNSFNIEASVRDADVVIGAVLIPGAKAPKLVTDEMVKQMRPGSVIVDVAVDQGGVIETADRVTTHDEPVYEKHGVLHYAVANIPGAVARTSTIALTNVTLPYIEALAGKGFAHAISEDEGLRQGVTTYKGYLTSLPVAQGLAKEHTSIDELV, via the coding sequence ATGTTAATCGGAATCCCAAAAGAAATTAAGAACAATGAAAACCGTGTTGCCCTCACACCTGCTGGTGTTTATAGCTTAGTTAGCCGTGGTCACCACGTCCTCATCGAAACAAATGCTGGTCTCGGTTCAGGATTTACTGATGCGGACTATCAAAAGCAAGGTGCTGAGATTGTCGCTACTGCTGCTGAAGCTTGGGCAGCTGAGTTAGTCGTGAAAGTAAAAGAGCCATTAGCTTCTGAATATGCTTACTTGCGCGACGACCTTCTCCTCTTCACCTACTTGCACATGGCCGCTGCTCCAGAATTAGCAGAAGCTATGTTAGCAGCCAAAACAACAGGAATTGCCTATGAAACTGTTCGTGACAATCAAGGACAACTACCGCTCCTCGTTCCTATGAGTGAGGTTGCAGGTCGTATGGCTGTTCAAATCGGAGCTCACTTCCTTACTAAGCAAGCTGGTGGTTCTGGTGTCCTACTAGGTGGTGTACCAGGTGTTCCAAAAGGAAAAGTAACCATCATCGGTGGTGGTGTCGTCGGTACACATGCTGCCCGCATTGCCCTTGGTCTTGGTGCTCAAGTAACTATTTTAGATATCAGTGCTAAACGTCTCTCAGTTCTAGAAGAAGTCTTCGGAAACCAAATCCAAACTCTTATGTCAAATTCTTTCAATATTGAAGCAAGTGTGAGAGATGCTGATGTAGTGATTGGTGCGGTTCTCATCCCTGGTGCCAAAGCACCAAAATTGGTGACAGATGAGATGGTCAAACAAATGCGTCCAGGCTCTGTCATCGTTGATGTTGCCGTTGACCAAGGTGGTGTTATCGAGACAGCTGACCGTGTGACAACACACGATGAACCCGTCTATGAAAAACACGGTGTTCTCCACTATGCCGTTGCCAATATCCCTGGCGCGGTTGCCCGTACTTCAACCATCGCCCTAACCAATGTCACTCTTCCTTATATCGAAGCTTTGGCCGGCAAAGGATTCGCACATGCAATCTCTGAAGATGAGGGCTTGCGTCAAGGTGTGACCACTTATAAAGGTTACTTAACTAGCCTCCCAGTTGCTCAAGGCCTCGCTAAAGAGCACACGTCTATCGACGAACTTGTTTAA
- the cvfB gene encoding RNA-binding virulence regulatory protein CvfB, which produces MNTNLANFIVGLIIDENDRFYFVQKDGQTYALAKEEGQHTVGDTVKGFAYTDMKQKLRMTTLEVTATQDQFGWGTVTEVRKDLGVFVDTGLPDKEIVVSLDILPELKELWPKKGDKLYIRLEVDKKDRIWGILAYQEDFQRLARPAYNNMQNQNWPAIVYRLKLSGTFVYLPENNMLGFIHPSERYSEPRLGQVLDARVIGFREVDRTLNLSLKPRSFEMLKNDAQMILTYLESNGGFMTLNDKSSPEDIKATFGISKGQFKKALGGLMKAGKIKQDQFGTELI; this is translated from the coding sequence ATGAATACAAATCTTGCAAATTTTATCGTTGGACTTATCATCGATGAAAATGACCGTTTTTACTTTGTGCAAAAGGATGGTCAAACCTATGCACTTGCCAAGGAAGAGGGGCAACATACAGTAGGGGATACGGTCAAAGGTTTTGCCTACACGGATATGAAGCAAAAACTTCGCATGACAACCTTAGAAGTGACTGCCACTCAGGACCAATTTGGCTGGGGAACCGTAACAGAAGTTCGTAAAGACTTGGGAGTTTTTGTGGATACTGGTCTACCTGACAAGGAGATCGTAGTGTCACTTGATATCCTCCCTGAGCTCAAGGAACTCTGGCCCAAGAAGGGTGACAAACTATACATTCGTCTTGAAGTGGACAAGAAAGACCGAATCTGGGGAATCTTGGCTTATCAAGAAGACTTCCAACGTCTGGCGCGTCCTGCTTACAACAACATGCAGAACCAAAACTGGCCAGCCATTGTTTACCGTCTCAAGCTGTCTGGGACCTTTGTCTATCTGCCAGAGAATAACATGCTTGGTTTTATCCATCCCAGCGAGCGCTACTCAGAGCCCCGATTGGGTCAAGTTTTAGATGCGCGTGTCATTGGTTTCCGTGAAGTGGACCGCACCTTGAACCTATCCCTCAAACCACGTTCTTTTGAAATGTTGAAAAATGATGCCCAGATGATTTTGACCTACTTGGAAAGCAATGGCGGTTTCATGACCTTGAATGATAAGTCGTCTCCTGAGGATATCAAGGCAACCTTTGGTATCTCTAAAGGTCAGTTCAAGAAAGCACTCGGTGGCTTGATGAAGGCTGGCAAAATCAAGCAAGACCAGTTTGGTACAGAGTTGATTTAG
- a CDS encoding PhoH family protein, with amino-acid sequence MKEHSIDIQLSHPDDLFHLFGSNERHLRLMEEELDVVIHARTEIVQVIGEESACEEARQVIQALMVLVNRGMTVGTPDVVTAISMVKNDEIDKFVALYEEEIIKDNTGKPIRVKTLGQKLYVDSVKQHDVTFGIGPAGTGKTFLAVTLAVTALKRGQVKRIILTRPAVEAGESLGFLPGDLKEKVDPYLRPVYDALYQILGKDQTTRLMEREIIEIAPLAYMRGRTLDDAFVILDEAQNTTIMQMKMFLTRLGFNSKMIVNGDISQIDLPRNVKSGLIDAQEKLKNIHQIDFVHFSAKDVVRHPVVAQIIRAYEPAPVKVEEKNQETE; translated from the coding sequence TTGAAGGAACATTCAATAGACATTCAACTGAGTCATCCAGATGACTTGTTTCATCTTTTTGGTTCTAATGAACGCCATCTTCGTTTGATGGAAGAAGAGCTCGATGTTGTGATTCACGCCCGTACGGAAATTGTCCAGGTTATCGGAGAAGAGTCTGCCTGTGAGGAAGCCCGTCAGGTTATCCAGGCATTGATGGTTTTGGTGAATCGGGGGATGACCGTTGGCACACCAGATGTGGTGACTGCGATTAGTATGGTCAAAAACGATGAAATCGACAAGTTTGTCGCCCTTTACGAAGAAGAAATTATCAAAGACAATACAGGGAAACCGATCCGTGTCAAAACCTTGGGTCAAAAACTTTATGTGGACAGTGTCAAACAGCATGATGTGACCTTTGGAATCGGACCTGCAGGGACAGGGAAGACCTTTCTTGCAGTGACCTTGGCAGTGACTGCCCTTAAACGTGGGCAAGTCAAGCGGATTATCCTGACTCGACCAGCAGTGGAAGCAGGTGAGAGTCTAGGATTTCTTCCGGGTGATCTTAAGGAGAAGGTGGATCCTTATCTTCGACCAGTTTATGATGCCTTGTATCAGATTCTTGGGAAAGACCAAACGACCCGTCTCATGGAGCGTGAAATCATTGAAATTGCGCCCCTTGCCTACATGCGTGGTCGGACCTTGGATGATGCCTTTGTCATTCTCGATGAGGCACAAAATACGACCATCATGCAGATGAAGATGTTCCTGACTCGTTTAGGATTTAATTCGAAGATGATTGTCAATGGAGATATCAGTCAGATTGACCTACCACGTAACGTCAAGTCAGGTTTGATTGATGCTCAAGAAAAGCTCAAGAACATTCACCAAATCGACTTTGTTCATTTTTCAGCCAAGGATGTGGTTCGTCATCCAGTTGTCGCTCAAATCATACGAGCTTATGAACCAGCTCCAGTTAAGGTTGAAGAAAAGAACCAAGAAACAGAATAG
- a CDS encoding GNAT family N-acetyltransferase: MESIFLKLAQYPIVETERLLLRPVTLNDAEAMFEYASDRENTRYTFPTNQSLEETKNNIAQFYLANPLGRWGIELKSNGQFIGTIDLHKIDPILKKAAIGYIINQKYWNQGLTTEANRAVIKLAFEKIGMNKLTALHDKDNLASGRVMEKSGMHFSHEEPYARMDNREPGRIITRVYYVLTKEDYFANK, translated from the coding sequence ATGGAATCAATCTTTTTAAAACTAGCCCAGTATCCAATAGTGGAGACAGAACGTTTATTGCTTAGACCTGTAACTTTGAATGATGCGGAAGCTATGTTTGAGTATGCTTCGGATAGAGAAAATACACGCTATACCTTTCCAACAAATCAGAGTCTAGAAGAGACCAAGAACAACATTGCTCAGTTCTACTTGGCTAATCCCTTGGGACGGTGGGGGATAGAACTAAAAAGCAATGGTCAGTTTATCGGAACCATTGACTTGCACAAGATTGACCCCATTCTCAAAAAAGCAGCTATTGGTTATATTATCAACCAAAAGTATTGGAATCAAGGATTGACGACAGAAGCCAATCGTGCAGTGATTAAGCTGGCTTTTGAGAAGATTGGAATGAACAAGTTGACCGCGCTTCACGATAAAGACAATCTCGCATCTGGAAGAGTCATGGAGAAATCAGGTATGCATTTTTCCCACGAAGAACCCTATGCCAGAATGGATAATAGAGAACCAGGACGAATTATCACAAGAGTTTATTATGTCTTGACTAAGGAAGACTATTTTGCAAATAAATAA
- a CDS encoding GrpB family protein: MIKKLEEMSLEELWQLFPIFLVEHRSEWKDWYESEKTSLKKILGANVIKRIEHIGSTAIPNIWAKNIVDILLEVGKIEDLARVRDLLVKNGWLLMSESPNRISLNKGYTEQGFAEKVFHLHLRMTGDHDEIYFRDYLCQHPDIAQAYQELKLSLWKKFEHNRDAYTDAKTDFINHYVSEAKSSNFQESEKCH, from the coding sequence ATGATAAAGAAACTTGAAGAAATGAGTTTAGAGGAACTCTGGCAACTTTTTCCTATTTTTCTAGTAGAGCACAGGTCAGAGTGGAAAGACTGGTATGAATCGGAAAAAACAAGTCTGAAAAAAATATTGGGTGCAAATGTTATTAAAAGAATAGAACATATCGGTAGCACTGCTATCCCTAATATTTGGGCTAAAAATATCGTTGATATTCTGTTAGAAGTAGGTAAAATAGAGGATTTAGCAAGAGTTAGGGATTTATTGGTGAAGAATGGTTGGCTACTGATGTCGGAGAGTCCTAACAGGATTTCGCTAAATAAAGGATACACAGAGCAGGGATTTGCTGAGAAAGTTTTTCATTTACATTTGCGAATGACGGGAGATCATGACGAGATTTATTTTAGAGATTATCTCTGCCAGCATCCAGATATTGCCCAAGCGTATCAGGAATTAAAACTAAGTTTGTGGAAAAAATTTGAACACAATCGAGACGCCTATACTGATGCTAAAACAGATTTTATAAACCACTACGTTTCAGAGGCTAAGTCCAGTAATTTTCAAGAATCAGAAAAGTGTCATTAA
- a CDS encoding YozE family protein, with amino-acid sequence MRKSFYTWLMTERNPKSNSPKAILADLAFEESAFPKHTDDFDEVSRFLEEHASFSFNLGDFDAIWQEYLEH; translated from the coding sequence TTGAGAAAATCATTTTACACTTGGCTCATGACCGAGCGCAATCCGAAAAGTAATAGCCCAAAAGCCATCTTGGCAGACCTCGCTTTTGAGGAGTCAGCCTTTCCAAAACACACAGATGATTTTGATGAGGTGAGTCGCTTTTTGGAGGAGCATGCCAGCTTCTCTTTTAACCTAGGAGATTTTGACGCTATCTGGCAAGAATACTTAGAACACTAG
- a CDS encoding DNA polymerase III subunit delta' — MKQDQLKAWQPDQFDRFIRILEQGQLNHAYLFSGFFGSLEMAQFLAKSLFCTDKVGVLPCENCRNCKLIEQEEFPDVTLIKPVNQVIKTERIRELVGQFSQAGIESQQQVFIIEQAEKMHPNAANSLLKVIEEPQSEVYIFFLTSDGEKMLPTIRSRTQNFHFKKQEEKLIYQLEQAGLVKKKATFLAQFCQSRAEAEKLANQASFWTLVDESERLLTWLLAKKKESYLQVAKLANLADDKEKQDQVLRILEVLCGQDLLQARIRQILQDLLEARKMWQANVSFQNAMEYLVLKEI, encoded by the coding sequence ATGAAACAAGATCAACTAAAGGCTTGGCAACCAGACCAGTTTGACCGCTTTATCCGTATCTTAGAACAAGGGCAGCTCAATCACGCCTATCTCTTTTCAGGTTTCTTTGGGAGCTTGGAAATGGCGCAATTTTTGGCCAAAAGTCTCTTCTGTACGGATAAAGTAGGCGTTTTACCATGTGAGAACTGCCGAAACTGCAAGTTGATTGAGCAGGAAGAATTTCCAGATGTCACTTTGATTAAGCCTGTTAATCAGGTCATCAAGACAGAACGCATTCGAGAATTGGTGGGTCAGTTTTCCCAAGCAGGAATTGAAAGTCAGCAACAGGTCTTTATTATCGAGCAGGCGGAGAAAATGCATCCCAACGCAGCCAATTCTCTGCTCAAGGTCATTGAAGAACCCCAGAGTGAGGTTTATATTTTCTTCTTGACCAGCGATGGGGAAAAGATGTTACCGACCATCCGTAGTCGGACCCAGAATTTCCACTTTAAAAAGCAAGAAGAGAAGCTCATTTATCAATTGGAACAAGCAGGTCTAGTCAAGAAAAAAGCGACTTTCTTAGCCCAGTTTTGTCAATCAAGAGCTGAAGCAGAAAAGCTGGCCAATCAAGCCAGTTTTTGGACCTTGGTGGATGAGAGTGAACGCCTGCTGACCTGGTTATTAGCTAAGAAAAAAGAAAGTTATCTGCAAGTTGCTAAATTAGCCAACTTGGCAGATGACAAGGAAAAACAAGATCAGGTCTTGCGAATTCTCGAAGTCCTCTGTGGGCAGGATCTCTTGCAAGCAAGGATTCGACAGATTTTACAAGATTTGCTGGAAGCTAGAAAAATGTGGCAAGCCAATGTTAGCTTTCAAAATGCCATGGAATACCTGGTTTTGAAGGAAATATAA
- the frr gene encoding ribosome recycling factor, whose translation MANAIVEKAKERMTQSHQSLAREFGGIRAGRANASLLDRIHVEYYGVETPLNQIASITIPEARVLLVTPFDKSSLKDIERALNASDLGITPANDGSVIRLVIPALTEETRRDLAKEVKKVGENAKVAVRNIRRDAMDEAKKQEKAKEITEDELKTLEKDIQKVTDDAVKHIDDMTANKEKELLEV comes from the coding sequence ATGGCTAATGCAATTGTAGAAAAAGCTAAAGAGAGAATGACCCAGTCTCACCAATCACTTGCTCGTGAATTTGGTGGTATCCGTGCCGGTCGTGCCAACGCAAGCTTGCTAGACCGTATCCACGTAGAATACTATGGAGTCGAAACTCCTCTTAACCAAATCGCTTCTATCACTATTCCAGAAGCGCGTGTCTTGTTGGTAACACCATTTGACAAGTCTTCATTGAAAGACATCGAACGTGCCTTGAACGCTTCTGATCTTGGTATTACACCAGCTAATGATGGCTCTGTGATTCGCTTGGTTATTCCTGCCCTTACAGAAGAAACTCGTCGTGACCTTGCCAAAGAAGTGAAGAAGGTTGGTGAAAATGCTAAAGTGGCTGTCCGCAATATCCGCCGTGATGCTATGGACGAAGCTAAGAAACAAGAAAAAGCAAAAGAAATCACTGAAGACGAATTGAAGACCCTTGAAAAAGATATTCAAAAAGTAACAGACGATGCTGTGAAACACATCGACGACATGACTGCCAATAAAGAAAAAGAACTTTTGGAAGTCTAA
- the pyrH gene encoding UMP kinase: protein MANPKYKRILIKLSGEALAGERGVGIDIQTVQKIAKEIQEVHSLGIEIALVIGGGNLWRGEPAAEAGMDRVQADYTGMLGTVMNALVMADSLQQVGVDTRVQTAIAMQQVAEPYVRGRALRHLEKGRIVIFGAGIGSPYFSTDTTAALRAAEIEADAILMAKNGVDGVYNADPKKDKTAVKFEELTHRDVINKGLRIMDSTASTLSMDNDIDLVVFNMNQPGNIKRVVFGENIGTTVSNNIEEKE, encoded by the coding sequence ATGGCGAACCCCAAGTATAAACGTATTTTAATCAAGTTATCAGGTGAGGCTCTTGCAGGTGAACGTGGCGTAGGGATTGATATCCAAACAGTTCAAAAAATCGCAAAAGAGATTCAAGAAGTTCATAGTTTAGGTATCGAGATTGCCCTTGTTATTGGTGGAGGAAATCTCTGGCGTGGAGAACCTGCTGCAGAAGCAGGAATGGACCGTGTTCAGGCAGATTACACTGGAATGCTTGGGACCGTTATGAATGCTCTTGTGATGGCAGATTCATTGCAACAAGTTGGTGTCGATACGCGTGTACAAACAGCCATTGCTATGCAACAAGTGGCAGAACCTTACGTACGTGGACGTGCTCTTCGCCACCTTGAAAAAGGCCGCATCGTTATCTTTGGTGCTGGTATTGGTTCACCTTACTTCTCAACAGATACAACAGCAGCCCTTCGTGCAGCTGAAATCGAAGCGGATGCCATCCTTATGGCTAAAAATGGCGTAGACGGTGTTTACAATGCCGATCCTAAGAAAGACAAGACTGCCGTTAAGTTTGAAGAATTGACCCACCGTGATGTTATCAATAAAGGTCTTCGTATCATGGACTCAACTGCTTCAACCCTCTCTATGGACAACGACATTGACTTGGTTGTCTTTAACATGAACCAACCAGGCAACATCAAACGTGTCGTATTTGGTGAAAATATCGGAACAACAGTTTCAAACAATATCGAAGAAAAGGAATAA
- the tmk gene encoding dTMP kinase codes for MLKGFLVSLEGPEGAGKTSVLEALLPILEEKGVEVLTTREPGGVLIGEKIRQVVLDPSHTQMDPKTELLLYIASRRQHLVEKVLPALKAGKLVIMDRFIDSSVAYQGFGRGLDIDSIDWLNHFATDGLKPDLTLYFDIEVEEGLARIAANSDREVNRLDLEGLDLHKKVRQGYLSLLEKEGSRIAKIDASLPLDQVVEHTKTVLFERMGLTR; via the coding sequence ATGTTAAAAGGATTTTTAGTCTCTCTTGAGGGACCAGAGGGAGCAGGAAAGACCAGTGTTTTAGAGGCTTTACTCCCAATTTTAGAGGAAAAAGGAGTAGAGGTGCTGACGACCCGTGAACCAGGCGGAGTCTTGATTGGAGAGAAGATTCGTCAAGTGGTTTTGGATCCAAGTCATACTCAGATGGATCCTAAAACAGAACTCCTTCTCTATATCGCCAGTCGCAGACAGCACTTGGTGGAAAAAGTTCTTCCAGCCCTTAAAGCTGGCAAGTTGGTCATTATGGACCGCTTCATCGATAGTTCTGTTGCCTATCAGGGATTTGGCCGTGGCCTGGATATCGATTCCATTGATTGGCTCAATCACTTTGCTACAGATGGCCTCAAACCCGATTTGACACTCTATTTTGACATCGAGGTTGAAGAAGGGCTGGCTCGCATTGCTGCCAATAGTGATCGTGAGGTCAATCGTTTGGACTTAGAAGGTTTGGACTTGCACAAGAAAGTTCGTCAAGGCTACCTTTCTCTTCTGGAAAAAGAAGGAAGTCGTATTGCCAAGATTGATGCCAGTCTTCCTTTGGACCAAGTAGTGGAGCATACCAAAACTGTCTTGTTTGAGAGAATGGGATTGACAAGATGA
- the rsmI gene encoding 16S rRNA (cytidine(1402)-2'-O)-methyltransferase, giving the protein MQIQKSFKGQSPYGKLYLVATPIGNLDDMTFRAIQTLKEVDWIAAEDTRNTGLLLKNFDIFTKQISFHEHNAKEKIPDLIEFLKAGQSIAQVSDAGLPSISDPGHDLVKAAIEEDIAVVTVPGASAGISALIASGLAPQPHIFYGFLPRKSGQQKQFFQAKKDYPETQIFYESPHRVADTLENMLAVYGDRSVVLVRELTKIYEEYQRGKISELLESIAETPLKGECLLIVEGANQDVEEKDEEDLFSEIQSRIQEGMKKNQAIKEVAKLYQWNKSQLYAAYHEWEENQEND; this is encoded by the coding sequence ATGCAGATTCAAAAAAGTTTTAAGGGGCAGTCTCCCTATGGCAAGTTGTATCTAGTGGCAACACCGATTGGCAACCTAGATGATATGACCTTTCGTGCTATCCAGACCTTGAAAGAAGTGGATTGGATTGCGGCTGAGGACACGCGTAACACGGGGCTTTTGCTCAAGAATTTTGACATTTTCACCAAGCAGATCAGTTTTCACGAGCACAATGCCAAGGAAAAGATTCCTGATTTGATTGAGTTTTTGAAAGCTGGGCAAAGTATTGCTCAGGTTTCTGATGCGGGTCTGCCTAGTATCTCAGACCCTGGGCATGATTTGGTCAAGGCAGCTATTGAGGAAGATATTGCAGTAGTGACAGTTCCAGGTGCTTCTGCAGGAATTTCTGCCTTGATTGCCAGTGGCCTAGCGCCACAGCCACACATTTTTTACGGCTTTTTACCTAGAAAATCGGGCCAGCAAAAGCAATTTTTTCAAGCCAAAAAAGACTATCCTGAAACACAAATTTTCTATGAATCTCCTCATCGTGTGGCAGATACATTAGAAAATATGCTAGCAGTTTACGGCGATCGCTCGGTGGTCTTGGTCAGAGAATTGACCAAAATCTATGAAGAATACCAACGAGGAAAGATTTCAGAGCTACTAGAAAGTATTGCTGAAACACCACTCAAGGGTGAATGCCTTCTCATCGTTGAAGGTGCCAATCAGGATGTGGAGGAAAAGGACGAGGAGGACTTGTTTTCAGAAATCCAATCTCGTATCCAAGAAGGCATGAAGAAAAATCAAGCTATTAAGGAAGTTGCGAAACTCTACCAGTGGAATAAAAGCCAGCTTTACGCTGCCTACCACGAATGGGAAGAAAATCAAGAAAATGACTAA
- the yabA gene encoding DNA replication initiation control protein YabA, whose product MDKKELFDALDDFSQQLLVTLADVEAIKKNLKSLVEENTALRLENSKLRERLGEVEADTPVKAKHVRESVRRIYKDGFHVCNDFYGQRREQDEECMFCDELLYRE is encoded by the coding sequence ATGGACAAAAAAGAATTATTTGATGCGCTAGACGATTTTTCCCAACAGTTACTAGTGACCTTGGCCGATGTGGAAGCCATCAAGAAAAATCTCAAGAGCCTGGTAGAGGAAAATACAGCTCTTCGCTTGGAAAATAGTAAGTTGCGCGAACGCTTAGGCGAGGTAGAAGCAGATACACCCGTTAAGGCCAAGCATGTTCGTGAAAGTGTCCGTCGGATCTATAAAGACGGGTTTCACGTATGTAATGATTTTTATGGACAACGTCGGGAGCAGGACGAGGAGTGTATGTTCTGTGACGAGTTGTTATACAGGGAGTAA
- the trmFO gene encoding methylenetetrahydrofolate--tRNA-(uracil(54)-C(5))-methyltransferase (FADH(2)-oxidizing) TrmFO has product MSQSYINVIGAGLAGSEAAYQIAERGIPVKLYEMRGVKSTPQHKTDNFAELVCSNSLRGDALTNAVGLLKEEMRRLGSVILESAEATRVPAGGALAVDRDGFSQMVTEKVANHPLIEVVRDEITELPTDVITVVATGPLTSDALAEKIHALNDGDGFYFYDAAAPIIDVNTIDMSKVYLKSRYDKGEAAYLNAPMTKQEFMDFHEALVNAEEAPLNSFEKEKYFEGCMPIEVMAKRGIKTMLYGPMKPVGLEYPDDYTGPRDGEFKTPYAVVQLRQDNAAGSLYNIVGFQTHLKWGEQKRVFQMIPGLENAEFVRYGVMHRNSYMDSPNLLEQTYRSKKQSNLFFAGQMTGVEGYVESAASGLVAGINAARLFKGESEAIFPETTAIGSLAHYITHADSKHFQPMNVNFGIIKELEGERIRDKKARYEKIAERALTDLEEFLTV; this is encoded by the coding sequence ATGTCTCAATCTTATATCAATGTTATCGGAGCAGGTTTGGCAGGGTCTGAAGCTGCCTACCAAATCGCAGAACGTGGTATTCCAGTTAAACTCTATGAAATGCGTGGTGTTAAGTCAACACCTCAGCACAAAACAGACAATTTTGCAGAGTTGGTTTGTTCCAATTCCTTGCGCGGGGATGCTTTGACAAATGCTGTTGGGCTTCTCAAGGAAGAAATGCGTCGCTTGGGTTCTGTCATCTTGGAATCTGCTGAAGCTACACGTGTTCCAGCTGGTGGTGCCCTTGCAGTGGACCGTGATGGTTTCTCCCAGATGGTGACTGAGAAAGTGGCCAACCATCCCTTGATTGAGGTGGTTCGTGATGAAATTACAGAATTACCGACAGATGTTATTACAGTTGTAGCGACTGGTCCTTTGACCAGCGATGCCCTAGCTGAAAAGATTCATGCCCTTAATGACGGTGATGGTTTCTATTTCTACGACGCGGCAGCACCTATTATCGATGTCAACACTATCGATATGAGCAAGGTCTATCTCAAGTCTCGTTATGACAAGGGAGAAGCAGCCTATCTCAACGCTCCCATGACCAAACAAGAATTTATGGATTTCCATGAAGCCTTGGTCAATGCGGAAGAAGCACCGCTCAATTCATTTGAAAAGGAAAAGTACTTTGAAGGATGTATGCCTATCGAAGTCATGGCCAAGCGTGGGATTAAAACCATGCTTTATGGTCCTATGAAGCCAGTTGGTCTGGAGTACCCAGACGACTACACAGGACCTCGTGATGGAGAGTTCAAAACACCGTATGCAGTTGTCCAGCTTCGTCAGGATAATGCGGCTGGTAGCCTCTACAATATCGTCGGTTTCCAGACCCACCTCAAATGGGGAGAACAAAAGCGCGTCTTCCAAATGATTCCAGGTCTTGAAAATGCTGAGTTTGTTCGCTATGGTGTCATGCACCGCAATTCTTACATGGATTCACCAAATCTTCTTGAGCAGACCTACCGTTCTAAGAAACAATCAAATCTCTTCTTTGCAGGTCAGATGACGGGTGTGGAAGGCTATGTTGAGTCAGCAGCGTCAGGCTTAGTTGCAGGTATTAACGCGGCTCGACTCTTCAAGGGTGAAAGTGAAGCTATCTTCCCAGAAACAACAGCGATTGGAAGTCTGGCTCATTACATCACCCACGCTGACAGCAAGCATTTCCAACCTATGAACGTCAATTTCGGGATCATCAAGGAGTTAGAAGGCGAGCGTATCCGTGATAAGAAGGCTCGTTATGAAAAAATTGCAGAGCGCGCTCTTACCGACTTAGAGGAATTTTTAACGGTCTAA